The Sulfurimonas hydrogeniphila genome includes a window with the following:
- a CDS encoding GTP-binding protein, with protein sequence MLTNTVKKYFKDKKIAIVVNEFGDVGVDSKILTNVHSEVLEISEGCICCKLAQEFESGVTEIISKYSPDIIFVETSGASEPFPIFLSLQNLGISIEGIICVVDAKNFDTYKENSTAKYQLGGSNIIILNKVDLVTPAQLEEVKKEVIQIKEEYNIKNNLTGETVFNNYIIHYAQQGLVNKEVFEGVYKIDEVIGLAKDYKHLDHTGKDSITQKVAYLKDNVTFNDIDQLLSALPKSIYRTKGILKVTDVANPIFINYSFGDASYEELPEYKEKSLLIFIGESIEDDIKLLSQKFPFLVLPQFSINK encoded by the coding sequence ATGCTTACAAATACTGTCAAAAAATATTTTAAAGATAAGAAAATAGCAATAGTTGTCAATGAATTTGGTGATGTAGGAGTTGACAGTAAGATTCTTACAAATGTACACAGTGAGGTGCTTGAAATTTCCGAAGGGTGTATTTGCTGCAAATTAGCCCAGGAATTTGAAAGCGGTGTTACTGAAATTATCAGCAAATACAGTCCTGACATAATTTTTGTAGAAACCTCCGGTGCATCAGAACCTTTTCCGATTTTCCTCTCTTTGCAGAACCTCGGTATATCAATAGAGGGCATTATATGTGTTGTCGATGCAAAAAACTTTGATACATACAAAGAGAACTCTACCGCAAAGTACCAGTTGGGCGGTTCAAATATTATCATACTCAATAAAGTCGATTTGGTAACACCTGCACAGCTTGAAGAAGTAAAAAAAGAGGTTATACAGATTAAAGAAGAGTATAACATTAAAAACAATCTCACAGGAGAGACGGTATTTAATAACTATATAATTCATTATGCCCAGCAGGGTCTGGTAAACAAAGAGGTATTTGAAGGCGTTTATAAAATAGATGAAGTCATCGGCCTGGCAAAAGACTACAAGCATCTTGATCATACCGGCAAAGACTCTATCACCCAAAAAGTAGCCTATCTCAAAGACAATGTAACATTTAATGATATAGACCAGCTCCTCAGTGCCCTTCCAAAGAGTATCTACAGGACAAAAGGTATTTTAAAAGTGACTGATGTCGCCAATCCTATATTTATCAATTATTCCTTTGGTGATGCCAGCTATGAAGAGTTACCGGAGTATAAAGAAAAATCACTCTTAATCTTTATCGGTGAGAGCATAGAAGATGATATAAAACTACTCAGTCAAAAATTTCCTTTTTTAGTTCTTCCCCAATTCAGTATAAATAAGTAA
- a CDS encoding carbon monoxide dehydrogenase beta subunit family protein: MLKKVTEGPAGYMPQSAPYMGVELAPEGQALLYGNKVSEEEAMRDAARALLTRDNPTIFPGPQVLWDWKDDVAAKAEALLELASEIPNCKIIPMPDYRPKYPKIDVKAEINPNHPNLTILDNKIKACVFVGVHCHYANLTLRMIRAGTDCYTVALCAYMGHEEAMASIRDLHADDIHKFKEIVIEERNKLGIEWETTLPPENPSLPKEDLTTLSPADYGEYRSLIMTRKGEHVTEVE, from the coding sequence ATGTTAAAAAAAGTAACAGAAGGTCCGGCTGGGTATATGCCTCAATCGGCACCATATATGGGAGTTGAACTTGCACCTGAAGGGCAGGCTTTGCTTTATGGAAATAAAGTAAGTGAAGAAGAGGCTATGAGAGATGCAGCAAGAGCATTGCTGACTCGAGATAACCCGACAATTTTCCCTGGTCCACAAGTATTATGGGACTGGAAAGATGATGTAGCTGCAAAAGCAGAAGCGCTTTTAGAGCTGGCGTCTGAAATTCCAAACTGTAAAATTATTCCAATGCCGGATTACAGACCAAAGTATCCAAAAATCGATGTGAAGGCGGAGATTAATCCTAATCACCCTAACCTGACGATTTTGGATAACAAGATCAAAGCGTGTGTTTTTGTCGGTGTACACTGTCACTATGCAAATCTTACTCTTAGAATGATACGTGCAGGTACTGACTGCTACACTGTAGCATTATGTGCCTATATGGGTCATGAAGAGGCTATGGCATCAATCAGAGACCTTCATGCAGACGATATTCACAAATTTAAAGAAATTGTGATTGAAGAAAGAAACAAACTAGGCATTGAGTGGGAAACTACTTTACCACCTGAAAATCCATCTTTACCTAAAGAAGATTTGACTACATTATCACCTGCTGATTATGGTGAGTACAGAAGTCTCATCATGACAAGAAAAGGTGAACATGTTACTGAAGTTGAATAA